A stretch of the Desulfobacterales bacterium genome encodes the following:
- a CDS encoding ABC transporter ATP-binding protein: MSVIILEAIHKNYQAYGKTVPALRGIDLTVETGEFAAIAGPSGSGKTTLLNIIGGLDCPTSGNVRIGDILLNELKPKQTAELRLHKIGFVFQAYNLIPVLSALENVEYILMLQGISGKDRQARSTHVLKEVGLENEMDRRPHELSGGQQQRVAVARAIVSEPDIVLADEPTANLDQKTGAHLLDMMHALNRKKQITFLFSTHDPMVMERSDRLINMIDGQIVSDVRKSAGNRE, encoded by the coding sequence ATGAGTGTTATCATACTTGAGGCAATTCATAAAAATTATCAGGCCTATGGAAAAACAGTGCCCGCACTCCGGGGGATCGATCTTACGGTCGAGACTGGTGAATTTGCGGCCATAGCCGGCCCGTCCGGGTCCGGAAAAACCACCCTGCTGAATATCATCGGCGGCCTTGACTGTCCAACGTCCGGAAATGTCCGGATCGGAGATATTTTGCTGAACGAACTGAAGCCTAAGCAAACCGCTGAATTGCGGCTTCATAAAATCGGTTTTGTCTTTCAGGCATATAATCTGATTCCGGTACTGTCCGCTCTTGAAAATGTAGAATATATTCTGATGCTGCAGGGAATCTCTGGAAAAGACCGCCAGGCCCGTTCAACACATGTGCTCAAAGAAGTCGGCCTTGAAAACGAAATGGACCGGCGGCCCCACGAGCTGTCCGGCGGTCAGCAGCAGCGGGTGGCAGTTGCCAGGGCCATTGTCTCGGAGCCGGATATTGTGCTGGCAGATGAACCCACCGCCAATCTGGATCAGAAAACCGGCGCGCACCTGCTGGATATGATGCATGCGTTGAACCGGAAAAAACAGATCACCTTTTTATTTTCGACTCATGATCCAATGGTAATGGAGCGATCGGATCGACTGATCAACATGATAGACGGCCAGATCGTTTCAGATGTCCGAAAATCTGCCGGCAATCGCGAATAA